A window of the Plasmodium vivax chromosome 12, whole genome shotgun sequence genome harbors these coding sequences:
- a CDS encoding hypothetical protein, conserved (encoded by transcript PVX_118445A) produces the protein MHLGIKDVNRSSQKNYSSMTSEERLTLKKQIVQDALTFAYHFSYSNFSNYQYFSPMYASGTEELKNLENFVKEIKLDNSKKEEMLKLARQKIPLYYFPLSNMYSEGELKYFENCIVPYVNKQEEVKQMQKYLSNAYQNYVIYNNIYELWAEELDSLNKLILFDAYRNKVKVQKSGGDPVRAENQEKIHINKIEKIKRRIRMHIYKDGEVPNEPTQNSQECIIQAEGTKKANINFDDWL, from the exons ATGCACCTCGGAATTAAGGATGTTAACAGAAGCTCTCAGAAAAATTACTCTAGCATGACCAGCGAGGAGAGACTTACCCTGAAGAAGCAAATCGTGCAAGATGCCCTAACTTTTGCGTACCACTTTTCCtattccaatttttccaattaTCAGTATTTCTCCCCTATGTATGCTAGCGGCACG GAGGAGCTGAAAAACCTGGAAAACTTCGTCAAAGAAATAAAGCTGGAcaatagcaaaaaagaagaaatgctCAAGCTAGCTAGACAAAAGATCCCCCTCTATTACTTCCCGCTCAGTAACA TGTACAGCGAAGGAGAGCTGAAGTACTTCGAGAACTGCATCGTTCCCTACGTGAACAAGCAAGAAGAGGTTAAGCAAATGCAAAAGTATCTCTCCAACGCGTATCAAAACTACGTTATTTACAAC AACATTTACGAATTGTGGGCAGAGGAGCTGGACTCGCTAAACAAGTTGATCCTTTTTGATGCGTATAGAAACAAAGTTAAGGTACAGAAATCAGGA GGCGACCCAGTACGGGCGGAAAACcaggaaaaaatacacattaacaaaattgaaaaaatcaaGAGGAGGATTCGAATGCACATCTACAAGGATGGCGAAGTGCCCAAT GAACCCACGCAAAACTCGCAGGAATGTATTATACAGGcggaaggaacaaaaaaggcaaatatcAATTTTGACGACTGGCTGTGA
- a CDS encoding clathrin coat assembly protein AP50, putative (encoded by transcript PVX_118455A) — MDALYLYSESGNKLVEQLFENDINAEKTHEEIKDIITGSTSVESSNCTVISSACEESIIRKAFEGKFIFFIKQDSLYFVIIKKDETNPVMSVEVIREMVELFKKYFKIEKLEEDTITNNYSVVVFLINEILTEGGKPSVLIDDILKNMVQHGSGLLSETLKHAPVAKNLPSLLPIEKYAPAEDVPNGENANQSQNNGAEIQNKGVSNAFWGANNLCQVQNMIYVDMMESVNCVLTKKNRLLHFAVQGNVFVKCTVRGSPLLKMAFNKNIKLHLTHLHFTANYNMIFRRAFCDPNAERNYLYFVPPNEPYLIMQYFYHFPLKRNRKRVPARSACSTGPTPAELTNVLNLTADNSTRDPPSLTDKNTEEGKKQVEKKKEQVDKDKKEEQVAKDKKEEQVAKDKKEEQVAKDKKEEQVDKDKKEEQVAKDKKEEQVDKDNCKKEDDLKNEEKEASLAENRFKNYMEGKNRPVPEGPLHRSTNQAAKPARTGVKTSKGKQQGGSANANAPSSETMLFRDMIPSIESHEKHLLPIKVQGVVTYVPRSYKYNIKLRLILNEITKSRSNPAQINGYENISVKIPVYNFIRNVNIICTVGNIVYTEFYNSVVWCIPRVDNSDIELSAELTFYIQPNPDGLFSNHMYYYEKLLRYHNNEYINGLPDTSRGNGIADCCYHSDNPNNGLVVRGSNSSNLRNPVRVFPNRLSKWLDMEACNYPEFSFPVYVSFIVTGVTASGKHVENVELHRPTHARLSPVCRYSTSYSHVEFRI; from the coding sequence atggacgCCCTATACTTATACAGCGAAAGCGGCAATAAGTTGGTGGAACAGCTTTTCGAAAATGACATAAATGCTGAAAAGACGCACGAAGAGATTAAAGACATAATAACGGGCAGTACTTCAGTTGAAAGTTCCAATTGCACTGTAATCAGCAGTGCGTGTGAGGAAAGTATAATCAGGAAGGCCTTCGAAGGGAAATTTATCTTCTTCATTAAGCAGGATTCTCTCTACtttgtaattataaagaaGGATGAAACGAACCCAGTGATGTCAGTGGAGGTGATTCGAGAAATGGTggagctttttaaaaaatattttaaaatagaaAAGCTGGAGGAAGATACGATAACGAATAATTATTCTGTTGTTGTTTTTCTGattaatgaaatattaaCAGAGGGAGGAAAGCCGAGTGTACTTATTGAcgatattttgaaaaatatggtGCAGCATGGTTCGGGACTGCTCAGTGAGACATTAAAACACGCACCCGTGGCGAAGAATCTGCCGAGCTTGCTTCCAATAGAGAAATATGCTCCAGCGGAGGATGTGCCAAACGGGGAGAATGCCAATCAGAGTCAGAATAACGGGGCGGAAATCCAGAACAAAGGTGTGTCAAATGCCTTTTGGGGAGCAAATAACTTATGTCAAGTGCAGAATATGATATATGTAGACATGATGGAGAGTGTAAATTGCGTGTTGACTAAGAAGAACAGGTTACTGCACTTTGCTGTTCAAGGGAACGTTTTCGTCAAGTGCACAGTTCGTGGGTCTCCATTACTTAAAATGgcctttaacaaaaatataaaactgcATTTGACCCACCTACATTTCACTGCCAATTATAATATGATATTCAGAAGAGCATTTTGTGACCCGAACGCAGAAAGAAATTATCTCTACTTCGTCCCCCCGAATGAGCCATATCTTATTATGCAGTATTTTTACCACTTCCCCTTGAAACGTAATAGGAAAAGAGTGCCGGCAAGAAGTGCATGCAGTACCGGACCCACCCCTGCGGAGCTAACCAATGTGCTGAATTTAACAGCTGATAACTCCACGCGGGATCCTCCTTCCCTTACGGATAAGAACAcagaagaggggaaaaagcaggtggaaaagaaaaaggagcaagTGGATAAGGATAAGAAAGAGGAGCAAGTGGCTAAGGATAAGAAAGAGGAGCAAGTGGCCAAGGATAAGAAAGAGGAGCAAGTGGCTAAGGATAAGAAAGAGGAGCAAGTGGATAAGGATAAGAAAGAGGAGCAAGTGGCTAAGGATAAGAAAGAGGAGCAAGTGGATAAGGATAATTGTAAAAAGGAAGacgatttgaaaaatgaagagaaggaAGCTTCCTTAGCGGAAAATCGATTCAAGAATTACATGGAAGGAAAGAACAGACCAGTTCCGGAGGGGCCCCTGCACAGGAGCACTAACCAGGCTGCGAAGCCTGCACGGACTGGTGTAAAGACCTCTAAGGGGAAGCAGCAAGGTGGGAGTGCAAATGCGAACGCCCCGAGTAGCGAAACGATGCTGTTTCGAGACATGATTCCCAGCATAGAGAGCCACGAGAAACACTTGCTGCCCATAAAGGTTCAGGGAGTCGTCACCTATGTACCTAGATCCTACAAATACAACATCAAGCTGAGACTCATTCTGAATGAGATAACGAAAAGCCGTAGTAACCCAGCACAGATAAATGGCTATGAGAATATCTCTGTAAAAATCCCAGTGTATAATTTCATAAGgaatgttaatataatttgcaCCGTAGGAAATATAGTGTACACAGAATTCTACAATTCGGTCGTTTGGTGCATCCCCCGAGTGGACAATTCGGACATTGAATTATCGGCTGAGTTGACCTTTTACATCCAGCCAAATCCAGATGGGTTATTTAGTAAccatatgtattattatgaaaagcTTTTAAGGTACCATAATAATGAGTATATCAATGGGCTGCCGGATACTTCCAGAGGGAATGGCATTGCTGATTGCTGCTATCACAGTGATAATCCTAATAATGGTTTAGTGGTGAGAGGCAGTAATTCCAGCAATCTTCGTAACCCAGTTCGTGTTTTCCCCAACCGTTTGTCCAAATGGTTGGATATGGAAGCGTGCAACTATCCCGAATTCTCTTTCCCAGTGTATGTCTCCTTCATCGTCACTGGGGTAACGGCTTCGGGGAAGCATGTAGAAAATGTCGAGTTGCACAGACCCACACATGCGCGCCTGTCCCCGGTGTGCAGGTACAGCACTTCCTACTCCCATGTGGAGTTTAGAATATAG
- a CDS encoding transporter, putative (encoded by transcript PVX_118450A), whose protein sequence is MKAKRDDENLFSDNEEYEKIKKKTLFKILLSVFIKTLFESFLQPLLPFYILNYYDIQVKELGILLSFYSLSQCVMCLIIGFFSSINKKHLLVFLILLNLIGMYLFYVKLNFPLLIINRIICGSSSVFIVVVNAIINDLVDTDVCIYYTYINVFNAIGIILGPLLSSLFLTIFNFQIILNFNTLGLIASLLIVLTISSELLAHNQDNIKKKIIEDANLVTLNVDTEGRKKKAQKGLPSNGGNAPYLNDPIESQFRNNPAQSGRDRHETASCKRGANSASGKLVGENSPNSHLLSKEKKHTVERYKKKLFHDDHDEFSERSYQQFLKRRDYFYITRLTLYVKEKMRALAHTTLSYKLKCLLSICMFRFTSAFSSNLMSNIFFVFYNDNVSSDNKQIQISVFVSLSGIIMIFYQYFSFSYILKTFGYNGTAIIGLLIQSTGILLTYHSIKYYNIIFQYISICFIHSCSYAYIEPIIPTIISLFFAKKDQLFSQSIVSFFRYLSLTISPIIYSYYYIENQLSPFFISSCVSIISIFFVHLSFKYHKRMNASLLSN, encoded by the exons ATGAAAGCGAAAAGGGACGATGAAAACCTATTTTCCGATAATGAAGAgtacgaaaaaattaagaaaaaaacgctgTTCAAAATTCTCCTCTCTGTGTTTATCAAGACGCTATTTGAATCCTTCCTACAGCCGCTGCTcccattttatatattaaactACTATGACATCCAAGTGAAGGAGCTAGGGATTTTATTAAGCTTTTACTCGCTCTCCCAATGTGTAATGTGCCTGATTATAGGGTTCTTTTCCTCCATCAATAAGAAGCATTTACTTGTATTTCTAATTCTGTTAAACCTGATTGGTATGTACCTATTTTACGTAAAATTGAATTTCCCTTTACTAATTATAAACAGAATTATATGTGGCAGTAGCTCCGTGTTCATCGTCGTCGTCAATGCTATTATCAACGATTTGGTTGACACAGATGTGTGTATTTATTACacgtacataaatgtatttaatgCAATTGGAATAATCCTGGGGCCATTGCTATCTTCGCTGTTTTTAACAATATTTAATTTccaaattatattaaattttaacacCCTTGGGTTAATTGCCTCTCTTCTCATCGTGTTGACAATTTCGAGTGAGTTACTTGCACACAATCAGgacaacataaaaaaaaaaatcatcgaAGATGCTAATTTGGTCACTCTGAATGTGGACACtgaggggaggaaaaaaaaagctcaaAAAGGTTTGCCTTCCAATGGGGGGAATGCCCCATACCTGAACGACCCGATCGAGTCCCAATTTAGAAACAACCCTGCGCAGAGTGGCAGGGATAGGCACGAAACGGCCAGCTGCAAAAGAGGAGCGAATTCCGCGAGTGGAAAGTTGGTTGGTGAAAATTCCCCAAATAGCCACCTGCttagcaaagaaaaaaaacacacggTCGAACGCTACAAGAAGAAGCTTTTCCATGACGACCATGACGAATTTTCCGAACGGTCATATCAGCAGTTTTTGAAGAGACGGGATTACTTTTACATCACCAGGCTGACCCTCTACGTGAAGGAGAAGATGCGTGCGCTTGCCCACACGACTCTTTCTTACAAGCTGAAGTGCCTCCTTTCGATTTGCATGTTCAGATTTACGTCAGCCTTTTCCTCCAACTTGATgagcaacattttttttgtattctaCAACGACAACGTTTCGTCAG ACAACAAGCAGATCCAAATCAGCGTCTTTGTCTCCCTGAGCGGAATCATCATGATCTTCTACCAGTACTTTTCCTTCTCGTACATTTTGAAAACGTTTGGATATAATG gcACGGCAATTATAGGACTGCTGATACAAAGCACGGGAATCCTGCTGACCTACCACagcataaaatattataacataatttttcaatacATCAGCATTTGCTTCATCCATTCGTGCTCCTATGCGTACATAGAGCCGATCATACCAACCATcatatctttattttttgccaaaaaggATCAGCTGTTTTCCCAAAGCATCGTTTCCTTCTTCAGATATTTATCCCTCACCATTTCGCCCATCATTTATAGCTACTACTACATCGAAAATCagctctccccctttttcatttcctcctGCGTGTCCATcatatccattttttttgtgcacctCTCCTTTAAGTACCACAAGAGGATGAacgcttcccttttgtctAATTAG
- a CDS encoding hypothetical protein, conserved (encoded by transcript PVX_118440A), with protein MKANCVLCYKCKKNNAVVCTREKSCKDCFLQLVEYTFKNTLREKCLFKNKGGHNFQLSRQLAQKNDKREDMQERKCNKPFAHGEYAPGEHAHFAGRSCCKELNEGMYSDGTERKGKTVTTLSTQQQRKKTAIAFSGEICSSFLLFLFVKYLKNVKNRKNDLLLTNEYCVFSEIIFVDIFQDENYILSLIGAIEEIFRRFEESGDSKGGNDNEVVAAADEVDKSAFHEAHHADSQSEHRGEETQHSRKHDKTSPPEGSDRILFLNGVFKKKINKVHFTVLKSNYFVNEHYKSEFLVHYDLVKKEKNYYLNYINELIIYNAILKYSIDENINYVLFGNNANNISNKSFLYTIFGNGINLPICTAYIDNRYKNINFIKPLRDLLNKEIYIYCYYKNIAYLRNTSFDGNIVYRTINEMLSSLDSKNNTSSIINNTTGNLINMVNMVNLMNVGNEASMASAAKMANLTSAKRHPCGGKNKEDYILIDVNTQDGEKNSDVEVVPEKLHSYSDIERDHAANYVKKCTNTYKSFFACYICSGNKETQEEKQFIKKMNKIQLTNLEKMKHTSLICSTCLSIFSSSDNCVNLFNVFFNI; from the coding sequence atgaaggcaaaTTGTGTGCTGTGCTATAAGTGCAAGAAGAACAATGCTGTAGTTTGCACGAGGGAGAAATCGTGCAAGGATTGCTTTTTACAACTGGTCGAATATACATTTAAGAATACGTTAAGGGAAAAATGCCTGTTTAAAAACAAGGGGGGTCACAATTTTCAACTTTCACGACAACTTGCAcagaaaaatgataaaaggGAGGATATGCAGGAGAGAAAGTGTAATAAGCCGTTTGCACACGGAGAATATGCCCCCGGCGAACATGCACACTTCGCGGGAAGAAGCTGTTGCAAGGAGCTGAACGAAGGAATGTACTCGGACGGGACAGaaaggaagggaaaaactGTCACCACGTTGAGTACGCAACagcagaggaaaaaaacagctatCGCGTTTTCCGGGGAAATTTGCTCGTCTTTTCTGCTCTTTctgtttgtaaaatatttgaaaaacGTCAAAAATAGGAAGAACGATTTGTTGCTGACAAATGAATATTGCGTTTTTAGCGAAATAATATTCGTAGACATTTTTCAagatgaaaattatattcttAGCTTGATAGGCGCTATCGAGGAGATTTTTCGCCGTTTCGAGGAGAGCGGCGattcgaagggggggaacgACAATGAAGTAGTTGCGGCAGCAGATGAGGTGGACAAATCGGCATTCCACGAAGCGCACCACGCGGATAGCCAATCTGAACATCGCGGAGAGGAAACCCAACACAGCCGCAAACATGACAAAACATCTCCCCCAGAAGGAAGCGACCGGATACTGTTCCTCAACGgggtgtttaaaaaaaaaataaacaaagtaCACTTCACAGTGTTAAAAAGCAATTATTTCGTGAATGAACATTATAAAAGCGAATTCCTAGTGCACTACGACTtggtgaaaaaggaaaaaaattattacctAAATTACATAAACGAGCTAATTATATACAACGCCATTTTAAAGTACAGCATAGACGAGAACATCAATTACGTCCTCTTTGGAAATAACGCAAATAACATCTCCAACAAATCATTTCTCTATACCATATTTGGTAACGGAATAAATCTGCCCATATGCACAGCGTATATAGACAACAGATATaagaatataaattttattaagcCATTGAGGGATCTactaaataaagaaatatacatttattgctattataaaaatattgcctACTTACGAAACACATCTTTTGATGGGAATATCGTTTATAGGACCATAAATGAGATGCTGTCTTCTCTGGATTCGAAGAATAACACGTCCTCCATAATTAACAACACGACGGGCAATTTGATCAACATGGTCAACATGGTCAATTTGATGAACGTGGGGAATGAGGCGAGCATGGCGAGTGCAGCCAAAATGGCGAACTTGACAAGTGCAAAGCGACATCCCTGTGGAGGTAAGAATAAAGAAGACTACATCCTCATTGATGTGAATACGCaagatggagaaaaaaatagcgaCGTGGAAGTTGTCCCAGAAAAGTTACACAGCTACAGCGATATTGAAAGAGATCACGCCGCGAACTACGTGAAGAAGTGCACAAACACGTATAAGAGTTTCTTTGCCTGCTATATATGCTCAGGCAATAAGGAGACACAGGAAGAGAAacagtttataaaaaagatgaaCAAAATTCAGTTGACAAACTTGGAGAAAATGAAGCACACCAGTTTGATTTGTTCCACGTGCCTCAGCATATTTTCCTCCAGCGACAACTGCGTCAATCTGTTTAATgtcttttttaacatttga